The genomic interval GGCTGGCTTGCTTATTGTCGTTCGCGAAACACTTAGAGCTATAATAGCCAGTAAATTTATGGAACTAGGGGTGGGAGGAATCATGAAGGAACTATGTTATCGAACCGCGATCGCACTACCGATCGCCTGCACGACACTAATAGCAGCGATGGATAGTCGCGCAGCCGTTCGCGCCCAAACTCCTCAGGTCATGTATGGCAACTATGTCAGTCTTCCCGTACCAACTCCTGAAGCGAATCCGTCAGACCTTTTGCGCGAACAAGGAAACCGGATTAAGTCTACCGTAGATAACCCCGACCCAATTAAACTACCTCCTCTCCAACCGGCTGCCGAACCCATCTTCTGGGAAACACAACCGGTAGGACAGTCGAGCGAACCCCTGGAGCCTCTACCCGTTCCGGTGCTTCCAGAAAGCGAATCGCTACCCCCTCTCACCCCTCCGGATTCCGAACCTGCCGCTCAACAAGCTCCGGCGAGAGAGCAAAGAGAACCATCCCAAAGTTATTTTGGTATTGGCGGAACCATTGGTTTAGGTGGAGACGAAACAGCATTAGGGGATGGTGGCTTTTCTCTGGTAAGTAAAGCGGCGTTTACTGAAAATCTTTCTTTACATAATGCCACCTCCTTCGGCAAACAAACCGCAAGCATGTTTGCGCTCACGGGCGAAATGCCGATCCGAGATACGGAAACCCAACGAGTTGTGCTGATTCCCTTTTTAGGTGGCGGAACTTTAGTGACCACTGATGACGAATTGAAGTTGCATGGATTAATTGTCGGTGGCGTCGATGTACCGATCTCCGACCAGTTAATGGGAACGGTTCGCGTGAATACGGGATTTGTTGATGGCGATACAGAAGTCGGATTAGTTCTCGGCGTTGGCTATCGCTTTAGTGTCCTGAAACTTTTCAGACGATGATGTATTCCCAGGCTCTGGGTACAAGATTTGCCCTTCAGCATTACTCCGATATACCCAACGGCGACGAGGAGTGCTAACGACAACGCGCCATCCTTCAATCTCTTGTTCCTGGCAATCGCGATTCCAAAGTTGAATGCCCAAACAACTGTCCGACCAGGTTTGTGCCGTTGCTTCGAGAATCTCTAGAGCTTGAATCGGCAACCGTCGGCGACGAGCTAAATCTTTAAGAACAGCTTGAGCTACTGCCTCTGGGAGATCGCTCGCAGCACCCGAGTTTATGCTTGATGGGGGTAGCACGGCTCGGAGAAGAGAACCATCTTCATTCGTGCGATACGTCCAGCGTTGACGGGGATTTTGGCCGACGATCGCAATCTCCCAACCGGGAACTTGTATGGCTAAACAATTATCCCCGTCTAACTCCAGACAGGTATCGGACCAACTTTGGGCGATCGCATTTTCGATCTCCAAGGACTCAATCGGTTCTTTGCTTTGCGTGGAAACCGCTTGCAGTACTAGTTCGCCAAGGAAGAGTGGAAATGCATTTGGACTGGGTAATGCTTCGATTCGTCGCTGTTGTCCGGTCATATCGGTACGATAGGCTCTCGCGTACCGGCCGTCGGAGAGCGTAATGCGCCATCCCGGAATAATTTGCCCGCCGCAAAATTCTCCCGGTGCGGATAAACCCAGGCAGGTATCGGGCCAGTTTTCCAAAGTAGCATCGACTAAAGAAATGCGATCGGGATGTACTCCAATTTCAATACTGAAATCCCAACGTACGGCATCGACAATCGATTGAGGCAAATTTTGCACAGTGCTAGCTTGGGAGAGCAATGGTGAGGGTAAGGCGCGGGCAACGGGTAAGGGATGAGTGACAATTAGGCTGACGGAGACTAGGCTCCAGAGACAAGTTCCGATCGGAAAGCGGTACATAATAAGATTTAATTGATAGTTAAGTCGCTAAGAATTATTTTGATTTATCTAATTCTCCTTATCCATAACCTACAAAACCGATAAACGACAAAACGGACAGCTATGAGCACTCTTTCTGGAGAAATCCAAACCCCTATCCCCAGCGATCGCGATTATCTCTTATCTTCTCCCGCTCAATGGAAAGTTATCGCCAGTTCGGTGTTGGGAACCAGCCACGAAAAGCGAGGTCAGCCTTGTCAAGATGCCCATGCCTGGGACTCGTTACACTCTGGAACTATCATAGCTGCGATCGCCGACGGGGCGGGTTCGGCTTCCCTCTCCGATATCGGCGCGCAAGTCGCCACCACAACGGCGATTGAGCTGCTGAAACTAAAACTAACTCAAATGAATGGAGAAGGAGGTTCTAGCTCTTGGGAGACGGTGCTCCGAGAGGTTTTGGAACACTGCCAGAGCGCGATCGCTGCTGAAGCTCTTTCTCGGGATATTGAAGTCCGCCAGCTCGCCACAACGCTTCTGATTGCGATCGCCTCTCCACAAGCGGTTGCAGTAGCTCAAATTGGTGATGGAGCCGTAACTATCGGCGATCGTGAAGGGAACCTTACCGCTTTAACTTCTCCCGATAATGGAGAATATGCCAACGAAACCACCTTTCTCATTTCTCCAGGAGCGCTAGACTCAGCTCAAATTACTAGTTGGACTGGAGAGCTAGCTCACCTGGCTCTCTTTACCGATGGCCTGCAACGACTGGCACTGAAGCTGCCCGAAGGGACGCCATACTCTCCCTTTTTTGCCCCTCTATTTCGATTTGTCGATAGCATGGAAAACTGCGATGAAGCCCAAAGCCAACTGGAAGATTTTCTGCGTCATCCTCGGATTAGCGATCGCACCGATGACGATCTGACTCTGGTGTTAGCTAGTATTAATAGATAATCCTGAAGAGGCGATCGAGAAATTGGCGAACTGGCAACAATGGATTAAGTGGGTTTTCTTATGCGGATGTGGATTAATTATCGCCGGTGCCTTGTCTCTGGGAATTTTACCCTTACCCGATCGTAATTTCGGTAGTGCAAATTTACCAGTAAACATCAATCTCGTTCCCGGTCAAGAATGTAGCAATGTCAGCGATCGCCTGGGAAACAATCCCATTACCTCGCACTACAGTCAAGAGTCTTATGATTGGACAAATACTCTGAAATGGAATTGCCTCTACAATATTCAAGACTTTCCTGGAGAAACCAGCGATCGCAAATTTGCTAATGCGAAAGCTACTGCTCTCGCTCGTGGTGGAGGAGTCATTTATTTTCCCGCCGGAGAGTATCGGTTTGCCGACGATCTAGTTCTAGACGATCGCATTATTTTACGCGGCGATCCGCCCTCCGTCGATCGCGCCACTGCTGACGAATTTAAACCACCCTCCCATTTAATTTTTCCCCAATACATCCCTCAGTTATCTGGAAATGGAACTCCAAACGAAACTGCATTTAAAACCATTCGCACTGCTCATCCCAAAACCGACAGCAATCTCGGATTAGTTCATTTAGATATTAATCGTGCCGGTATTAAAATTGTTCCGAATTTGACTGAGATGAACAACCGCAATCTAGTCATTTTTGGCATTCGCAGCAATAACGTTGCCTATCCCGACTCTAACGTGCCCGATCGCTCTTTTCAACCCGGTTGGACGCGCTTTTCCAATCGCTTTACGGCCAATATTAAAGTAAGTGCAGCGGAAAATGTGTTGGTTGCCAATAATCGCTTGAACGATGAAATTACCGATACTTTCGAGCAACCCGGTTATCGCGTACGAGGATTGAAGCGCAAAGGAAAGACAAAGGAGATCGTTACTTATGCAGATGGGAGTAAAGTTCCTTTCGACTATAGCGCCCATTATGGCATTACGGTGAATCGTTCTGGAGAATTTGGATTTGCTGAAACTCCCGAAACTCAACCGGGATTATTTCGTCCGGGAATAACCATTCGCGATAACTGGATTTACCATACCATGCGCGTTGCTATTCATGCTGCTGGTGAAGGTTTAGCGATCCAAGACAATCAAATTCGCGATCGCCCCAAAAAACAAGTCTGGGTGCATCCCACTGGATTAAAACAACCCAAAAATAACAATACTTATGAAAACCGAGGCATTGATTGGTCGGGACATCATGTCACCATTAGCAGCAACGACTATGAAGTCTATCGCCATCAAATTATGAATAATAACTATTGGAGCGTTGATGGAGAAGGAATTCTGATTCAAGAATGCTGTGGCGGTACGTCGGTAAATGGGGTCAGGATTGAAAATAATCGGGGCAATGCCTATATTGGTATTTATAAAATTCCCAACCTAAATAATGTGTTAATTCGGAATAATCAGATTGCATCGCCTTCTTTCGGACAAGGTGATATTTATGTCAGTGCCGATACTAATCGCAGTGCCAGCTCGATGAATAATGTCATTATCGAAAATAATACGATTGATGGAAGTATTATTGCTAAAGCTTCACGGGGCGGTCGAGCCAATGCGATCGCGAATAATCGGGGCAGCGGCGATGGTTATCTTGACTATTCCTGTCATGTTACTGTTAAGGATAATCGAGGATTTACGGAAAAAACTTGTCAATAACTGCGATCGTCAATAGACATTGTTTTGGTTTAATTTGCGATCGCTTGAGAAACCAGACGAACGCTTCCGCGTTTTACAGCTCGCAACACGCGCTCTACAGATTTGCGTTCCGTACTATCGCTGGCAAAGTAACCCGCAGCAGCTTGCAAAGTGTAGTATTCGCTGAAAGAGATTGAATTGCGAGCACCAACGGCGGCAAAGATATCGGAGATGCGATCGGAAAGTTGGGTTTGCATGGATAAAATCATGGTTAGGTGCTGAACTCATCATGTCTTTATCATTGCCTAAATAATTTAGATGAGGGGTGATACCCACCACGAGGTCTGCGTGATACTTCTGAAGTTGGATTGTGATGGCAGTGAATTGACCTCTGTGATTTAAACCCGAGGGACTATTTTCCCATTTGCTCCTTCATATCCTCCAGCTCCCGTTGCGCTTCCCAACGCTGGAACTCTTCTTCTAGAGGATCGGCACTGCTCCCACTGGGGGTATATCCCGTACGCCAACCGGGAGGAGAATCGGAAGCTGACTGACTTGCCTGCTCCTTCACCTGGGCAGCTCTGGCTTGAATTTCTTCCTTGCGCTTCTTCAGTTCTTGATACAGCTCTTTCGCTTTCGCAATGCGTTGCTTGCATCCTTGCATTTTGCCCCAGAGTTGATTGCCCTTGTGCAGCAAACTATTTTCGCGCTCCTGAGCCGCTTGAGCTAAATCCGGCCGTCCTTTGGCCGTGGCTTTTTGCACCCAAGTATGCCAGCGCTGAATCTCCTGAGCGGTTGCCATAATTTCTTCTTGGGCTTGCTTCTCTTGCCGTTGTAAGTCCACGATTAAGCGCAACGTATCTTCTTGCTGCTCGTTAATCTGGTCTTCTAAAATCGACAATTCCAATTGCGGATGTTTGCGCAGAAATTCATCGAGGCGCTCTTCGAGAAACCGACTGACATCATCAAACAAGCCCATAACTTCACCTCCTGGAATCTACAATCCTTAGAACATTTCGCCAACAAAGATCGATCGCACTTCGCCGTTGCGACGGATAATAGCTTCGCGATCGGCAATTTGGACCAACGTCCAGCCGCTGGAGTCGATCGCTTCTCCGACTTGAAAGCGTCGAGAAACTCCCTCAATTTCAAATAAGGCAGCCGAGCGATCGCCCAACTCTAAAATTCCGGTTAGCACGACTCCCGCTGGTTCGGAAGGAGTTGGGATTGCCGGAGCTGTTGGCGGCGTTATCTCTGGGGTAATGGCTGCGTTCTGAACCGGTGGCTCGGGAGCGGGAGGAGGAGCTGCTGGCGAACCCGAATCAGAGGGTATTGCCGTTGGGGAAGTGGGTTGATAGACCGGAATATATACTCTCTCCAACACGGTAGTTGGCTGCGGTGGCGTGGCTTCTGTTTTGACATCCACTGAAGGAGCGATCGCGCTGGCGTCTACTTCTCCCTGTAATTCTTCCCGCAGTTGCAACGAGCGCTGCATGTACTGAGCAAATTCTCGATCGGCGATGACTTGAGCCTGTCCATCGACTCGAGGCGTTTCTTCTGCCGCAGTCTGAGCCGAGGTCCGAACGGATGAAGATGACACGCCCAACTTGAAGCGGGCGAATTCCCATCCCGGTTGCCGAGAGAGCCACATACCGAACGGTATGGCGATCGCGCCTCCAATGGTAAATAACAGCAACCGATCCCACCAAGGAAGGGACGTACGGGCTATTGACGGTGCCGAAGGTGACGGTGCGGGAGGTTGGGGAGGTTCGGCGAGTTGAATTGGCTCGTCTGCAAAGAAGGAGCTGTCTAACTGAGCAATTTCATCAATATCATCAAATTGGGCCATCTCTTCGAGATCGGACATTCCAATTGCAGAAGAGGTATCCGATCTGGGAGAATCTTCAATTAAGTCTAATGCCGGCGGAGGCTCGTTATTGCTAAGGCCGGCAAGACTGGCAAGTTCTGGAGAAGAGCGGGCCAAACTTTCGGCGATCGCTGGCGGTAGTTTCATCGATGGGATATCCAATGGTTTCACCGCAACTGACTCCGGTTGTACTGGCTCCGTTGGCAGGACTCCGCCTCGGTCTAATGCGCGATCGATATCTCCAAATAGATCGTCCATCAGCCCATTCACTTCTTGCTCGATTGACCAAGATGGCAGGTGAATAGACTCTGAAGTTACATCTGTATTTTGCCGCTGTTGATAAACATCCCGATCCATAGAAAAGTACGTTAGTTGAATAGCTTAGTTTCCATTAAAGATTCAATAATACTCTACTCGATAATGGATTTCATAGTGGGGGATCTCTCCTCAGTCAGGGGTCGCTCGCATACTCCGACCTCCAACGTACCTCAGGAGAGCGGAAAATGCTGTGTTTTTTGCAGTAGAGTTAATTCTTGCATAATTTCCACTAACTCCATTGGAGATTCAATTAAATAATCGGGACTCGATGCGGCTAACAGCTCTCGCGAGTGAAACCCCCAAGCCACTGCGATCGCAACAACCCGAATCTTGCGCGCCGCTTGCATATCCCGCGCTTCATCTCCAACGTAAATAACCGTCTGGCGATCGAGTCGATATTTGGCGATCGCCTTTTTTATCGTCCGTGCCTTCCCAAATAAATTAAACTCCGATTCGACAAAATCAAAACACCGGTCTAGCTGATGATTGTGCAAGCACGACTGCACATTTTTTTCTGCATTTGAAGTAATAATTCCCAGACGATACCCCTGTGCCCGTAATTGCTGCAATACCTCCTTAATTCCATCCACCAATTGCAAGCGATGAATTTCCTCATTCATTTCCGCTCGCAGTCTCCGGGTGACGAAGGGCAGTTTGTACCACGGCAGTCCCACTTGCAGCATGGCCTCGCGAGTACCCACCTCTCGCAAGCGCGCTATCTCTTGCGGACTGCTCGATCGATAGCCAAATTCCGGAGCCAGGCGATTGATGATGGTAACCACAGTCTCTAAAGATTGGACGAGAGTACCATCAAAGTCAAAGATAATAGTCGGAACGGTCATGGTTACGGAGACTGTTCGCCAGAATATAGATTCTCCAGGTTAGCACGAGCATTGCGCCGCCACATCTCCGGTTTAATCCGGCGCAGGGCCGAAGCGGGAAAGCGTCGGTTCCACTCTTCTTCATCCAGATTCGCCAGTTCGGTTAATTGCGGTGCAAGGTTGTCCGGATAGGGATGAAACTCCTCTACCGTTGTCGGTTGGGCAAAGCGTTGATTCCAAGGACAGACATCTTGGCAAATGTCACATCCAGCCACCCAGCCGTGCAAGCGATCGCGGATAGTCTCCGGTAGTTCTGGGGAGCGATTTTCGATGGTATGATAGGCAATACAGCGATTGGCGTCTACCACAAAGGGTTGGGCGATCGCATCTGTGGGACAAGCATCAATACAGCGCGTACAGGTTCCACAATGCGGTGTATGGGGGCGATCGGCAGTTAAGCTCAAATTCGTCAAAAGTTCTGCCAAGAACACCCACGAGCCATATTTGCGCGTAATCAGATTACCATGCTTGCCGATCCAACCGAGTCCGGCCGTCTGCGCGCAAAGCTTATCTTGCACCGGCCCGGTATCCACATAAGCCTTAACTTGCACGTCTTCGTCCCACTCCCGCAGCCACTGGGCGAGAGCCTTGAGCTTTTTCTCTATTACTCGATGATAATCTCGTCCCCAAGCATAGCGAGAAATTTTGCCATACTCCTTTCCTTCCGGTCGCTGGTGGGACGTGTAATAATTCAGCGATACGCTAATAATAGACACAACATTCGGCAAACAGCCTCGCACATCTTGGCGCTTGGGATTGCTCATCCATGTCATGTCAGCATGATATCCGAGAGCGAGCCAGGCTTGCAGCCGTTGGGAGGCTCGGGCCGCAATCTCCTCATCTATCGCCGCAATACCTACTTGAGAAAAGCCCAATTCCAGGGCCTTCTCTTTCACCATTTGCGCGCTCGGGCCGGTTAATCTGCGATCGCGATTCACTATCCCCTAGCCATTATTCACCTTGCAACACCGGAACGCTCGCCTCTAACTTCAGACAATTACGTCCTTCCACTTGCAGTCGATATTCCACCCGATCCATCAACCGATTCATAATCAACCATCCATATCCGCCTTCTTGTTTCTGTTCCGGATCTGGAGGAAGGTACGTAGCTAAATCGTAACCTTCGCCGCGATCCCAAACTTCCAAGGCAATATTTAAATTCTCTCCTTCACTCAACTCCAAACACATGATCACGGGCAACTCTGCCTTTTCTTTGTGGGCATGGCGAACCACATTAGAATAGGCTTCCACCAGTGCCAACCGAAACCGAGTTGATTGTCTCGACCAATCAGGAGACTGACCCAACTCCACCTCCAAACATCCGAGAAGCCAAGACTCCACAATTCCCAGAAATTTCAAATCGCTTGGAATATTTAGCTCAGTTTTCATGAGAATTATAAAACCTCCAAAGATAGCAGTGTTTGGTCATCTTCCTGTATAGCATTATCTGCCCGAACGCTCTCAAGCAACTGGTTTAAATCCAGAGGTCCTTGCTGTTGAGTCAGCAATTTCCATACTCCTTCTTGATTGAGCATAGCTTCCGAACCCGAGCGATCGCTTCCGGGTTCTTTCGCTTCTGTTATGCCATCACTAGTCAGTAATAATACATCTCCAGTCTCCATTTGGATCTGCCCGGATTGGGCTTTCCAAACGGGGAGAATTCCTACGGGAATGCCTCGCACTTTCAAGGTATTGGGTTCTACAGTCACGGGTTGTCCTGACGATAGCTGTTCGCTCACAGTTTTGTGAGACCAAACGAGAGGATAGACATGGCCCGCGCTCGCGTAGGAGAGTTCTTTGGTGGAGGGGCGATAGCGAGCGACAGCCATGGTAATGAAGCAATTGTTGGTCATCAAGTCGTCAATCATGGAGGTATTCAGATTGCGAATAACTTCATTTGGCTCAATGGAGCTTTCCTGAGACAGTTCTCGCCGCAGTACGGAAATGGCACTGGCCATAAAGAGGGCGGCTGGAACACCTTTACCAGAAACATCTCCCACGGCCACCCAGATGTCTCCTTGAGGTTGCACGTAGACTTCAAAAAAGTCCCCCCCAACTTCTCGTGCTGAGTAGCAATAGGCTTGAACTTCAGCGCCCTGAACTTCCGGCCAACTTTGCCGCAAGAGGTTGCTTTGAATTTGGCGAGCCACTTCTAACTCGCTGCGCATCTGCTCGGCTAGTTTTGTGGCTTTTTCATAGAGTTTCGCTTGCGACAGAGCCAGAGAGGCTTGTTCGATAATACTCTCGAGGAGTTGAATAT from Roseofilum casamattae BLCC-M143 carries:
- a CDS encoding ATP-binding protein, which gives rise to MKTELNIPSDLKFLGIVESWLLGCLEVELGQSPDWSRQSTRFRLALVEAYSNVVRHAHKEKAELPVIMCLELSEGENLNIALEVWDRGEGYDLATYLPPDPEQKQEGGYGWLIMNRLMDRVEYRLQVEGRNCLKLEASVPVLQGE
- a CDS encoding PP2C family serine/threonine-protein phosphatase: MSTLSGEIQTPIPSDRDYLLSSPAQWKVIASSVLGTSHEKRGQPCQDAHAWDSLHSGTIIAAIADGAGSASLSDIGAQVATTTAIELLKLKLTQMNGEGGSSSWETVLREVLEHCQSAIAAEALSRDIEVRQLATTLLIAIASPQAVAVAQIGDGAVTIGDREGNLTALTSPDNGEYANETTFLISPGALDSAQITSWTGELAHLALFTDGLQRLALKLPEGTPYSPFFAPLFRFVDSMENCDEAQSQLEDFLRHPRISDRTDDDLTLVLASINR
- a CDS encoding TIGR04376 family protein — its product is MGLFDDVSRFLEERLDEFLRKHPQLELSILEDQINEQQEDTLRLIVDLQRQEKQAQEEIMATAQEIQRWHTWVQKATAKGRPDLAQAAQERENSLLHKGNQLWGKMQGCKQRIAKAKELYQELKKRKEEIQARAAQVKEQASQSASDSPPGWRTGYTPSGSSADPLEEEFQRWEAQRELEDMKEQMGK
- the queG gene encoding tRNA epoxyqueuosine(34) reductase QueG, which translates into the protein MVKEKALELGFSQVGIAAIDEEIAARASQRLQAWLALGYHADMTWMSNPKRQDVRGCLPNVVSIISVSLNYYTSHQRPEGKEYGKISRYAWGRDYHRVIEKKLKALAQWLREWDEDVQVKAYVDTGPVQDKLCAQTAGLGWIGKHGNLITRKYGSWVFLAELLTNLSLTADRPHTPHCGTCTRCIDACPTDAIAQPFVVDANRCIAYHTIENRSPELPETIRDRLHGWVAGCDICQDVCPWNQRFAQPTTVEEFHPYPDNLAPQLTELANLDEEEWNRRFPASALRRIKPEMWRRNARANLENLYSGEQSP
- a CDS encoding SpoIIE family protein phosphatase; the protein is MSQGERRERRSKKLKLMVVDDERDNLDLLYRTFRRDFQVHRAESAKAALEILENEGEMAIIISDQRMPEMNGTEFLGKTVEKFPDTIRILLTGYTDVEDLVEAINAGKVFKYIVKPWNPTELKALIEQASETYQAIKQSTNDLRRSLRRESIQNAVMSSLREQLDYNSMLQIISDTIGRNFEADICCLQAVEDNKLTQSQFIYQRDSNAALTDSEESQAPIQEALESQQTQTQRYTEGDTAYLHLAVPLVYQENVFGILSLYQANVESEWPDADIQLLESIIEQASLALSQAKLYEKATKLAEQMRSELEVARQIQSNLLRQSWPEVQGAEVQAYCYSAREVGGDFFEVYVQPQGDIWVAVGDVSGKGVPAALFMASAISVLRRELSQESSIEPNEVIRNLNTSMIDDLMTNNCFITMAVARYRPSTKELSYASAGHVYPLVWSHKTVSEQLSSGQPVTVEPNTLKVRGIPVGILPVWKAQSGQIQMETGDVLLLTSDGITEAKEPGSDRSGSEAMLNQEGVWKLLTQQQGPLDLNQLLESVRADNAIQEDDQTLLSLEVL
- a CDS encoding HAD-IA family hydrolase encodes the protein MTVPTIIFDFDGTLVQSLETVVTIINRLAPEFGYRSSSPQEIARLREVGTREAMLQVGLPWYKLPFVTRRLRAEMNEEIHRLQLVDGIKEVLQQLRAQGYRLGIITSNAEKNVQSCLHNHQLDRCFDFVESEFNLFGKARTIKKAIAKYRLDRQTVIYVGDEARDMQAARKIRVVAIAVAWGFHSRELLAASSPDYLIESPMELVEIMQELTLLQKTQHFPLS
- a CDS encoding right-handed parallel beta-helix repeat-containing protein, with amino-acid sequence MANWQQWIKWVFLCGCGLIIAGALSLGILPLPDRNFGSANLPVNINLVPGQECSNVSDRLGNNPITSHYSQESYDWTNTLKWNCLYNIQDFPGETSDRKFANAKATALARGGGVIYFPAGEYRFADDLVLDDRIILRGDPPSVDRATADEFKPPSHLIFPQYIPQLSGNGTPNETAFKTIRTAHPKTDSNLGLVHLDINRAGIKIVPNLTEMNNRNLVIFGIRSNNVAYPDSNVPDRSFQPGWTRFSNRFTANIKVSAAENVLVANNRLNDEITDTFEQPGYRVRGLKRKGKTKEIVTYADGSKVPFDYSAHYGITVNRSGEFGFAETPETQPGLFRPGITIRDNWIYHTMRVAIHAAGEGLAIQDNQIRDRPKKQVWVHPTGLKQPKNNNTYENRGIDWSGHHVTISSNDYEVYRHQIMNNNYWSVDGEGILIQECCGGTSVNGVRIENNRGNAYIGIYKIPNLNNVLIRNNQIASPSFGQGDIYVSADTNRSASSMNNVIIENNTIDGSIIAKASRGGRANAIANNRGSGDGYLDYSCHVTVKDNRGFTEKTCQ